One Helianthus annuus cultivar XRQ/B chromosome 12, HanXRQr2.0-SUNRISE, whole genome shotgun sequence genomic region harbors:
- the LOC110892537 gene encoding uncharacterized protein LOC110892537 encodes MTDSMNKELAKTDATHSDHNSPYYLHPSDYLRQMHVNDALTDNNYLDWVQEIENLLFAKNKIGFIDGTLKRPEAVNADYMAWMRCAAMIKGWLTTTMEKEIRGNVLYATSDLFLHGCMSHPLIIASHRIHAI; translated from the coding sequence ATGACAGACAGTATGAACAAAGAACTCGCCAAAACCGATGCTACCCACTCGGATCACAACTCACCATACTACCTCCACCCATCCGATTATCTGAGGCAAATGCACGTCAATGATGCGTTAACCGACAACAATTACCTTGACTGGGTCCAAGAGATAGAAAATTTGTTGTTTGCCAAAAACAAGATAGGTTTCATCGATGGTACTCTCAAAAGGCCAGAAGCGGTTAATGCAGATTATATGGCATGGATGCGATGCGCCGCGATGATCAAGGGATGGCTCACTACAACCATGGAGAAAGAGATCCGAGGAAATGTGTTGTACGCCACTTCGGATCTCTTTCTCCATGGCTGTATGAGCCATCCCTTGATCATCGCGTCGCATCGCATCCATGCCATATAA